A window of the Henckelia pumila isolate YLH828 chromosome 3, ASM3356847v2, whole genome shotgun sequence genome harbors these coding sequences:
- the LOC140887695 gene encoding F-box protein SKP2A-like isoform X1 produces the protein MRETGEGLGLNFEKLMVFGDVEGVDENENMVCQVGGGLCGGSKISEWKDIPVELLLRILSLVDDPTVIVASGVCHGWRDAISWGLTHLSLSRCKKNMNDLVLSLVPRFTKLQVLILRQDSPQLQDVAVETIAKHCGDLQELDLSKSFRLTDRSLYALADGCPNLVKLNISGCSAFNDTAVAYLSGFCRKLKILNLCGCVKAASDRALKAIGYNCDQLQSINLGWCDRVGDEGVKSLAYGCPDLRALDLCGCVLITDESVIALANNCRHLRSLGLYYCKNITDRAMYSLAHSRVKNKHEMWASVKKNRYEEEGLTNLNISQCTALTPPAVQALCDSFPALHTCSGRHSLIISGCLSLTSVHCACAVQAHRAAPAMAHLAH, from the exons ATGAGAGAAACAGGGGAGGGTCTGGGGTTGAATTTTGAGAAGCTGATGGTTTTTGGTGATGTCGAGGGTGTGGATGAAAATGAAAATATGGTTTGTCAAGTGGGAGGAGGTCTTTGTGGGGGATCGAAGATAAGTGAGTGGAAAGATATTCCAGTGGAGCTTTTGTTGAGGATTCTTTCTTTGGTGGATGATCCCACAGTGATTGTGGCATCTGGTGTTTGTCATGGATGGAGGGATGCCATTTCTTGGGGGCTCACTCATCTCTCCCTCTCTAG GTGCAAGAAGAACATGAATGATCTGGTGCTATCACTGGTTCCGAGATTCACAAAACTTCAGGTCCTTATCTTGCGACAAGACTCGCCTCAACTTCAGGATGTTGCTGTTGAAACAATCGCAAAACATTGTGGTGACCTCCAAGAGTTGGATCTGAGCAAGAGTTTCAGGCTTACTGATCGTTCCTTGTATGCCTTAGCAGATGGCTGCCCTAATCTCGTGAAGCTGAACATAAGCGGCTGTTCGGCTTTCAACGATACTGCTGTGGCGTATTTGTCTGGGTTTTGCCGAAAGTTGAAAATCTTGAATCTCTGTGGATGTGTCAAGGCTGCCTCAGATAGGGCACTGAAG GCCATTGGATATAATTGTGATCAATTGCAGTCGATAAACCTAGGATGGTGTGACCGAGTTGGTGATGAAGGGGTCAAGAGCTTAGCCTATGGTTGCCCGGATCTCCGAGCTCTTGACTTGTGTGGATGTGTTCTTATAACAG ATGAGAGTGTGATCGCCTTAGCAAACAACTGCCGGCATCTGCGATCCCTCGGTTTATACTACTGCAAGAATATCACCGACAGAGCCATGTATTCTCTGGCGCATAGCCGAGTGAAAAACAAGCATGAAATGTGGGCATCCGTGAAGAAGAACAGGTACGAGGAGGAAGGCCTTACGAACCTGAACATCAGCCAATGTACTGCCCTTACTCCGCCTGCAGTGCAGGCACTCTGTGACTCATTTCCAGCTCTTCATACATGTTCCGGTCGCCATTCCCTTATTATCAGTGGGTGCCTGAGCTTAACATCTGTCCATTGTGCTTGTGCTGTTCAAGCTCACCGTGCCGCACCTGCGATGGCTCATCTAGCTCACTGA
- the LOC140887696 gene encoding putative DEAD-box ATP-dependent RNA helicase 29 produces MKYKCNKLHLSYRHKQVSGSKRKTCSFKDDENFISSVPTNQHYEAGLSVRANQGFESNRLETAVLDLNADDSTGLMKQKSSYHWDKRGKKYVKLNNGERVTASGKIKTESGAKVKTNKTGIYKRWKEQSHKKVSLKGTNDGTVEVASSSAGNLGFRGDYRGFKGRNNQKSVPNAHIRSEIKDIEQVRKERQKKADRVSYLKGNPTKKGKKKFGGKGESKIISLLMLRLFNLDLKNSE; encoded by the exons ATGAAATATAAGTGCAacaaattgcacttatcatacAGGCACAAACAAG TTTCTGGCTCTAAAAGAAAAACATGCAGCTTCAAAGACGATGAGAATTTTATTAGTTCAGTGCCAACAAATCAG CATTACGAAGCAGGTCTTTCTGTGAGAGCTAACCAAGGGTTTGAATCAAATAG GTTGGAAACTGCTGTTCTTGATCTGAATGCTGATGATAGTACAGGGTTGATGAAGCAGAAATCTTCTTATCACTGGGACAAG AGGGGCAAAAAGTATGTCAAGCTAAACAATGGAGAGCGGGTGACTGCTAGTGGAAAG ATAAAAACAGAAAGTGGTGCAAaagtaaaaacaaataaaactgGGATATACAAGAGGTGGAAAGAACAGTCGCATAAGAAAGTATCGCTTAAAGGAACAAATGATGGCACTGTTGAAGTAGCTTCCAGTTCAGCAG GTAATCTTGGTTTCCGAGGCGACTATCGAGGGTTCAAAGGTAGAAACAATCAAAAGTCCGTACCAAATGCTCATATTCGTTCAGAAATCAAAGACATTGAGCAAGTTAGGAAGGAAAGGCAAAAGAAAGCAGACCGAGTTTCTTATCTCAAGGGAAATCCTACTAAGAAAGGGAAGAAGAAGTTTGGTGGAAAGGGGGAAAGCAAAATAATTTCTCTCTTGATGCTGCGTCTCTTCAATCTGGATTTGAAAAATAGTGAGTGA
- the LOC140887695 gene encoding F-box protein SKP2A-like isoform X2: protein MRETGEGLGLNFEKLMVFGDVEGVDENENMVCQVGGGLCGGSKISEWKDIPVELLLRILSLVDDPTVIVASGVCHGWRDAISWGLTHLSLSRCKKNMNDLVLSLVPRFTKLQVLILRQDSPQLQDVAVETIAKHCGDLQELDLSKSFRLTDRSLYALADGCPNLVKLNISGCSAFNDTAVAYLSGFCRKLKILNLCGCVKAASDRALKAIGYNCDQLQSINLGWCDRVGDEGVKSLAYGCPDLRALDLCGCVLITGIRYIPSYNSGSIVAK, encoded by the exons ATGAGAGAAACAGGGGAGGGTCTGGGGTTGAATTTTGAGAAGCTGATGGTTTTTGGTGATGTCGAGGGTGTGGATGAAAATGAAAATATGGTTTGTCAAGTGGGAGGAGGTCTTTGTGGGGGATCGAAGATAAGTGAGTGGAAAGATATTCCAGTGGAGCTTTTGTTGAGGATTCTTTCTTTGGTGGATGATCCCACAGTGATTGTGGCATCTGGTGTTTGTCATGGATGGAGGGATGCCATTTCTTGGGGGCTCACTCATCTCTCCCTCTCTAG GTGCAAGAAGAACATGAATGATCTGGTGCTATCACTGGTTCCGAGATTCACAAAACTTCAGGTCCTTATCTTGCGACAAGACTCGCCTCAACTTCAGGATGTTGCTGTTGAAACAATCGCAAAACATTGTGGTGACCTCCAAGAGTTGGATCTGAGCAAGAGTTTCAGGCTTACTGATCGTTCCTTGTATGCCTTAGCAGATGGCTGCCCTAATCTCGTGAAGCTGAACATAAGCGGCTGTTCGGCTTTCAACGATACTGCTGTGGCGTATTTGTCTGGGTTTTGCCGAAAGTTGAAAATCTTGAATCTCTGTGGATGTGTCAAGGCTGCCTCAGATAGGGCACTGAAG GCCATTGGATATAATTGTGATCAATTGCAGTCGATAAACCTAGGATGGTGTGACCGAGTTGGTGATGAAGGGGTCAAGAGCTTAGCCTATGGTTGCCCGGATCTCCGAGCTCTTGACTTGTGTGGATGTGTTCTTATAACAGGTATTAGGTATATCCCTTCATATAATTCGGGCTCTATAGTAGCAAAATAG